CCTCGTCGACGCGGTTCAGCTGGTCGCTCGGAAGCATCGAGAGGAGGTCCCACCCGATGTCGAGCGTCTCGTCGATGGAGCGGTCCGTGTCGAAGTCCTGGTCGACGAACTCCGCCTCGAAGCGGTCCGCGAAGTCCAGGTACTTGTTGTCGAGGTCGCTGAGCGCCTCCCGGCCGACGATGTTCACGAGGTCGCGGAGGTCCTCGCCCTCCGCGTACGCCGCGTACATCTGGTCGGAGACGTCCGCGTGGTCCTCGCGCGTGAAGCCCTCGCCGATCCCGTCGTCCATCAGTCGCGACAGACTCGGCAGGACGTTCACCGGCGGCTTCAATCCCTGACTGTTCAGGTCGCGGTCCATCACGATCTGGCCCTCCGTGATGTACCCCGTCAGGTCCGGGATCGGGTGCGTGTCGTCGTCGCCGGGCATCGTCAGGATCGGGATCTGCGTGATCGAGCCCTCGACGCCCTTGATGCGACCCGCACGCTCGTAGATCTGCGCCAGGTCCGTGTACATGTACCCGGGGTAGCCACGGCGACCCGGGACCTCCTCGCGCGCCGCACCGATCTCGCGCAGCGCCTCACAGTAGTTCGTCATGTCCGTGAGGATCACGAGCGTGTGATAGCCGTGCTCGAACGCGAGGTACTCCGCGGTCGTCAACGCGAGTCGCGGCGTGACCGTCCGCTCGACTGCGGGGTCGTCCGCGAGGTTCATGAAGACCACCGAGCGCTCGAGTGCGCCCGTGCGCTCGAAGTCGGCCATGAACTCGTTGGCCTCCTCCTGCGTGATCCCCATCGCGCCGAAGATCACCGCGAACTCCGACTCCTCGTCGTCGCCGTCGCCACCCTCGGACTCCTCCGGGACCGTCGCCTGGCGCGCGATCTGCAAGGCGAGGTCGTTGTGCGGCAGCCCCGACCCGGAGAAGATCGGGAGCTTCTGGCCGCGAACGAGCGTGTTCATCCCGTCGATGCCCGAGACGCCCGTCTGGATGAACTCCTCGGGGTACTCGCGAGCGTACGGGTTGATCGCCTCGCCGACGATGTCCCGGCGCTCCTCCGGAACGATGTCGGGACCGCCGTCGATCGGGTTCCCCGACCCGTCAAGTACCCGCCCGAGGAGGTCCTCGGTGACGGGCATCTTCATCGTCTCGCCCAGGAAGCGGACGGACGAATCCATGTCGATACCTGACGTCCCCTCGAAGACCTGAATCGCGACCAGGCCCTTGTTGGATTCCAGCACCTGGCCACGACGCGTGTCGCCGTTGGGCGTCTCGATCTCGACGATCTCGTCGTACCCGATGTCTTCGTCGACCTCGGCGAACACGAGCGGCCCCGAGATCTCCGTAATCGTTTGATATTCCTTCATCGTCAGTAGAGCTCACGCAGCTGGTTCGTGATGGAGGATTCGAGGTCGTCGACGAACTCGGGGACCTCGTCGTCCTCCGTCGATGCGATGCGGTTCAGCTTCGGTGCCGCCTCGATGTTCTGGATCTCCTCGACCGGCACACCCGCGTCCAGCGCCTCCGACGCCTCGTCGTTGAAGTGCTTGATCGCCTGCAGGATGCGGTAGGTCTTCTCAGGCGGACAGTACTGGTCCACCTCGATGAACGCGTTCTGCTGGAGCCACGCCTCGCGAAGGTAGCGCGCGACCTCGAGGATCAAGCGCTGGTCCTCCGGTAAAGCGTCTTTCCCGACGAGCTGGACGATCTCCTGGAGCTCGCCCTCTTCGTCGAGGATGTCGACCGCCCACTGGCGGATCTCCGGGAAGTCCTCGGCGACGTTCTCTCGGTACCACGGGTCGAGCTGGTCCTTGTACAGCGAGTAGGACTCGTCCCAGTTGATCGCCGGGAAGTGCCGGCGCTCGGCCAGGTCGGCGTCGAGCGCCCAGAACGTCTTCACGATGCGCAGCGTGTTCTGGGTGACCGGCTCCGAGAAGTCCCCGCCGGGCGGGGAGACGGCGCCGATGACCGAGATGGAGCCCTCGGTGCCGTTGACGTTCTCGAAGTAGCCGGCGCGCTCGTAGAACTGACTGAGGCGCGCGGCGAGGTACGCCGGGTACCCCTCCTCGCCGGGC
Above is a genomic segment from Halorubellus sp. JP-L1 containing:
- a CDS encoding ATP synthase subunit B; its protein translation is MKEYQTITEISGPLVFAEVDEDIGYDEIVEIETPNGDTRRGQVLESNKGLVAIQVFEGTSGIDMDSSVRFLGETMKMPVTEDLLGRVLDGSGNPIDGGPDIVPEERRDIVGEAINPYAREYPEEFIQTGVSGIDGMNTLVRGQKLPIFSGSGLPHNDLALQIARQATVPEESEGGDGDDEESEFAVIFGAMGITQEEANEFMADFERTGALERSVVFMNLADDPAVERTVTPRLALTTAEYLAFEHGYHTLVILTDMTNYCEALREIGAAREEVPGRRGYPGYMYTDLAQIYERAGRIKGVEGSITQIPILTMPGDDDTHPIPDLTGYITEGQIVMDRDLNSQGLKPPVNVLPSLSRLMDDGIGEGFTREDHADVSDQMYAAYAEGEDLRDLVNIVGREALSDLDNKYLDFADRFEAEFVDQDFDTDRSIDETLDIGWDLLSMLPSDQLNRVDEELIDEYYKEDVGEEVAAD